The Harmonia axyridis chromosome 3, icHarAxyr1.1, whole genome shotgun sequence nucleotide sequence TAAAATTTGATGGTATGTTCACCTTTAGTTTTACTTTCCTTTCTACTCGCAATAATTATATAATggtaaattaaaaattttaaaatgagttATTTTGATAGCCGGGATAAGAAACCTTTTTCCCATTTGTCAGTTTCAATTTATGAGAATATCAATGACCATAGATACAACTCATGGAAGATTAATTGAATCTAATCACTTTCAGGCTCTTTTAATTGAGCCAACAGAAGAGCCCTTCGCCTCTCCAATTCGCTTTCAGTGAAGTCTCCTTTTCCttctccttcaatgtttttcggGTGTTTTTGTTCAGGGGGCTGCTGCACAAAAGCAACAAGTAAGCAATACAAAACTtcttaaatttaattaacaaaTATCAAAACAAGTTCAGATCAATAACAGACAATATCAATCACTCACCGAAGGGCTCTTTTTCTTAtgctttttctttgattttttcttccTGTAATCATCATCTGTGCCTTCTGAAGCTGATATGCTACCagactttttttttgatttatacTTGTCACTGTCAGATTCGCTGGAAGATTTGTATTTCTtgctcttctttttctttgatttccTAGATCTGGAATGATGATGACTACATGATTCCTCCATTTCATGTTGGAAGTCCTTTTGGAAGAAAAATTACATTATATTTAAAACGAAAAAATTAATTCCAGAGTTACCAACCTTATAAATTTTATGTCTTTCAGAGTCAGAAGAAATAGCTAAAAATTCCTCCTCATTTTGAACCTTTTCTTTTACCTCTTCCCAAGTACAATCAGGATCTATATTCAATTCCTTcagtaaatttttgaattgtaatTCTTGTTTTTTCATACGTTTCAATTCCTCTTTTGCCCTTTCTTTTTCCCTCACCTCAGCCTAATAAATTagagattttttaaattttggaatTCGAAATACattatatgaaaataatcttactttttccaaaagagaattAAAAGTTAGTTTTACATTCCCAGCATCCAAGGTAGCACTTTTCCTATCTTCACAAATAACAGTCGCAAACTGGTCGAATGTTGTATCAATTTCTACTTCGAATTCCTTTTCCTTCAgtatttcctttattattttcttctcgTCATGAAAACGAGCTTTAAGATCTTCCACATAAAATTTGAAGAGATCTAAAGGAGTCGAACCACTTTGacctaaaaaaatatattttggttcattattgaaaaaataagatgTCATTCAAAGATCAAATTACCTAGCATTGCTGAGAATCGTACATCCGCAGAGATCAGAGGATAAAGTTCAACCCACAGAGACATTGAAGTTAACTTCCCTTCTTCATGTAAATGATCGAGAAGAGACAAGAACCTATCCCTGTTTTTACGATATTGTCTCTTCAATCTCTTTTTTTCTCGTTCTTTTTCTTCCGCATGTTCTTTTTCCAAAGCTCTGATATGCTCTTCAAATATAACCAAAGCATCTTCCTTATCCATGGCTACAATATGCAAATTATAGAATATTCCagaaaagtaataaaaaaagaTTGGCTTATTTCAACACTACTATCAAATCATAACATAGCGATCATTAAGAATAGAACTTTCaggaataaatattcaattcattagtACTGTATGGGCACCATCATACAActcttgaattttatgatttttttgctAAGTCAGTAATGaactttttcatattaatttctTGATTTAAAACTAAATTAAGAGATAGAGCAGCTTCATGTGAACTTGCTCTTAGGTTttctttttaataaaaataaagatattcattattatttttatatccaTATAATGTTCCAGCTTTTATGCTGCATGGTTTAAAAACATATAATCATCCATTAACTTCTACAGTTGTAGTACAGTACCTACTATACTGTATGTACGGATGCTGAATGGACAACATTTTcagtaatgaattttttttatgggaaaTTATTTACTTGCAAAATACTAACCAAGAAGATTTACATCATTCTTGAATTCAGGATTGTCCAAAAGCATTTTTTGAGCTTCAGACCATGTAATATCAAATGTGATTTTGGGCATGGTGTCCAAAACTTCAGCCAAACGTTTCATATTATGTTTCTTCAACTTCTTAGCATCTTCTTTTTCTCTTTTAGCTAAGGCAAATATCACATCTTCATAAATATCTCTACGATCTGAATCAGACACGTTATTCCATACctgaaaacaaattgaaatgttttttcttGATCTGTTTTTGAATTTGGTGGTGGATACAGATATGTCCATTACGTATTCCAATTACAGATAAAATTTTAAAAGTATAAATGTGTAATTTTGAATACATTAATAGTAAATAATTGatgattttcattcatttcttctTTCACTTTGCACGATTTAATTTCAAACTGTTTTTGCAAAAACACAACAAAAATAATTCcagtcacagaaaaaaataagtgATTTCTGTGGACTCAGTCATGACTCCATCCAAATATTCATATCAAATTCAAACATCGGACCAGTGGAATGAAACATACAGAGAACGAGGAAGTTTCAGGTGCTCAATGAACACCCAATGTCTGAAAACCTGAAATTCTTATTGGTGCATCTAAGAACCAAACTTGAGGCACCTCCTGAAAGACTTGTAAAAGTAATGGTGAGGATTGAAAGATTAGAAGGTTACAAGGATTATTTGGAATAGTATGAAATGCATCATCTGCGTGCAAATTTTCAAACACAAAAGTAATAGGCTGAACAAACCGCAACGACCcctattcaaataataataatagaacatTGGTTGAAACAGAAGTATTGGGTACTTTTGTAATATTATATTACTCGAATTTTGTATTGTTCTGGTGACGTAATTAATTCGtatcaagcttgaaattgttgggCCATTACTTGTTGGCACAGTATTGATAAGCTCTGTGTATGATCCTCCCAGTCGCCTATGAAAGTATACAAAAAGCATACCGATCCCGCATGGCATCCTTACCCACAAATCAGAAAAAAGCCTTAATATACATttacatataaaatttcaattctgttGGATTCTCTGTCACTGAAATGTTGAGTTTCAAAGTTTTGAaattactaagaaaaaaatttcaaacggccatatttacggaacccctagtggATTTTACCCATTAACTCTAAATTTATTGTAGTTTTTCACAAAGTAACTCTGAAGATGCCTACCATTGTTTTAGGAAAAACACCAGGTGAAGAATCGATTAGTCCACCACCAAATACACAGAACATTCTGACTCTGTTAAATAAACTTACTGCCTCAATAATGATGTAACctccaaaatataattttgaaatttgtatttCTGCTTGATTCATATAAGTTTTATAAATtgttagaaaatattttattctcaaatATTATTAGTGTATCTTTACCGATCTAAAGTGGTGACTAGTAGATACAGTGGCAACTGGCCAAGTATAGCAGAAGCAAAGAAGCTAGCCTATCAGGACTAAAATTATGATATGCTTGATCAAGAGGGAGAAATCATTGAAACAGTCTAATTGaagtttcaattattcattgctTATAATGTTCAAAATACATTATAAATCCTATAAACCGCTGATGATTAgccgaatatttatttataagaaTATACAGAGCTGAGGAACTTAAGAAAATAGCATTTGATTTCAATCAATATACACAGTTATATTATTGTCTGTTTCTTCTCAAATAAAGTGTGTCACCCATTGACAGCTGTGAGCGAAATAGAAGACCGTTATGTGGCATAACACAATGTTCATGTTTAATTTGACAGTTTAGTTTTGGCGTGTTCCAGTCATAGCGAGGGCTTGAAGCTCTATTGGACCAAGCCCCGGGGTGACACACACTTGACTAGAAAGcacttttcaataatttaatattGGTTTTCTTCAACTCACctctaaaaatgaaaacatttcatcaCATCTATAATACTTTGTAGCAGATGTTATTTGATCTGAATTGAGCAAAAATTCTTCGAGTTGTTCCTTTGACCTCTTTGCTTTAATCCGTTGTTCTTCTTTCtcatctttcagtttttgagtCTTATAAGCATTGAACACTTGCTTTCTTTCATTGAGTTTTTTGAAACTCTCGTATCTTGGATCGTTAATTATCATTTTTACGCAAGTGTCCCAAGTTGCATTTGAtggaacatttttttcttttaaaagTTCTTTAAAGGCCTCCATTGCCTCCTTTTTATCTCTAAATACTTTCACTTCAGGAAGAACAGGTAAGTTGTCTTTTTCTGGTTCTTTAATAGGTTCTTCTTCTGCAAAAAGGGTTATTGTTAAGCATTCTAtcagaatataaaatttttgtttctttgaaGAGAAATACCTTTCTTAGGTTCTGGATTCGGAAGCTCAATAGATGCTAATGTTGCTGCCATAGCAGCTTCAAGAGCACTTTTCCCACCTGGACTTGCATCTAGAAAATAGAAGCATTTATAATACTGCATGTAATCTAGCTTCGCAAAACACTTACTTTGAGCAGTTAGAACACTTGGAGAATTACTACCAGAATTAATGGGTAGAGGAAGGGGCAAAGGACTAGAAACTTCATTTGTTGGTTTAATAACTTTAGCTGATTCAGTTCtaaaacaaaaatagaaaatcttaTATCGCAAAAGATCTAGAAGTTTTTTATAATGAtctgaaaaattgaatgaatttttccgataataataataatgttcctTGCTGGAGAAATAACATTATATCATTTTATCTCTACTTTTAAAAAACTGGAAATAAAGTAGTAGGTACACACTCTGATAAGGAAATTTTAGCTTTAATTTCTTCTAATTCTGGTGGTATGACCCATCTGGATTCTTTAGTATTAATATTatggtaataaatttttccattatcAGCAGTATATTCTTTCCATGGACACTGAGACAGTAGGAgctgaaaaatgaaattgatctTAATTTTACAACTCAAATTGATGAGGAATATCTACCTCTGCGGGGGACTTTAATTGATCTGGTTTCTGCCATGAACTTTGTTTTGTGACTGAATTATAATAATAGATTCGTCCATCAGGAGCCTTATGCTCAGTCCATTGGTCTGAAGGATTAGGAGCAGGAGCAGCAAAAGCACCAAAACCGGGTGGTGGAACACTAAATGGTGGAATAATAGGAGCAAAATTTCCAATTGGCGGTATCTGTACCGGGGGTATCAATGGGGGAGTACCAATTGTTTGAGGAGGAACAAAAGCAGGGGGTGGAATATTACTTGGTATATTGGGATcctgaaatataaatattcctTTATGAAAACgtatattttcttgaaaacaGCATACTAAACCTA carries:
- the LOC123677164 gene encoding pre-mRNA-processing factor 40 homolog A isoform X2; translation: MDPNIPSNIPPPAFVPPQTIGTPPLIPPVQIPPIGNFAPIIPPFSVPPPGFGAFAAPAPNPSDQWTEHKAPDGRIYYYNSVTKQSSWQKPDQLKSPAELLLSQCPWKEYTADNGKIYYHNINTKESRWVIPPELEEIKAKISLSETESAKVIKPTNEVSSPLPLPLPINSGSNSPSVLTAQNASPGGKSALEAAMAATLASIELPNPEPKKEEEPIKEPEKDNLPVLPEVKVFRDKKEAMEAFKELLKEKNVPSNATWDTCVKMIINDPRYESFKKLNERKQVFNAYKTQKLKDEKEEQRIKAKRSKEQLEEFLLNSDQITSATKYYRCDEMFSFLEVWNNVSDSDRRDIYEDVIFALAKREKEDAKKLKKHNMKRLAEVLDTMPKITFDITWSEAQKMLLDNPEFKNDVNLLAMDKEDALVIFEEHIRALEKEHAEEKEREKKRLKRQYRKNRDRFLSLLDHLHEEGKLTSMSLWVELYPLISADVRFSAMLGQSGSTPLDLFKFYVEDLKARFHDEKKIIKEILKEKEFEVEIDTTFDQFATVICEDRKSATLDAGNVKLTFNSLLEKAEVREKERAKEELKRMKKQELQFKNLLKELNIDPDCTWEEVKEKVQNEEEFLAISSDSERHKIYKDFQHEMEESCSHHHSRSRKSKKKKSKKYKSSSESDSDKYKSKKKSGSISASEGTDDDYRKKKSKKKHKKKSPSPPEQKHPKNIEGEGKGDFTESELERRRALLLAQLKEPESD
- the LOC123677164 gene encoding pre-mRNA-processing factor 40 homolog A isoform X1 produces the protein MDPNIPSNIPPPAFVPPQTIGTPPLIPPVQIPPIGNFAPIIPPFSVPPPGFGAFAAPAPNPSDQWTEHKAPDGRIYYYNSVTKQSSWQKPDQLKSPAELLLSQCPWKEYTADNGKIYYHNINTKESRWVIPPELEEIKAKISLSETESAKVIKPTNEVSSPLPLPLPINSGSNSPSVLTAQNASPGGKSALEAAMAATLASIELPNPEPKKEEEPIKEPEKDNLPVLPEVKVFRDKKEAMEAFKELLKEKNVPSNATWDTCVKMIINDPRYESFKKLNERKQVFNAYKTQKLKDEKEEQRIKAKRSKEQLEEFLLNSDQITSATKYYRCDEMFSFLEVWNNVSDSDRRDIYEDVIFALAKREKEDAKKLKKHNMKRLAEVLDTMPKITFDITWSEAQKMLLDNPEFKNDVNLLAMDKEDALVIFEEHIRALEKEHAEEKEREKKRLKRQYRKNRDRFLSLLDHLHEEGKLTSMSLWVELYPLISADVRFSAMLGQSGSTPLDLFKFYVEDLKARFHDEKKIIKEILKEKEFEVEIDTTFDQFATVICEDRKSATLDAGNVKLTFNSLLEKAEVREKERAKEELKRMKKQELQFKNLLKELNIDPDCTWEEVKEKVQNEEEFLAISSDSERHKIYKDFQHEMEESCSHHHSRSRKSKKKKSKKYKSSSESDSDKYKSKKKSGSISASEGTDDDYRKKKSKKKHKKKSPSQPPEQKHPKNIEGEGKGDFTESELERRRALLLAQLKEPESD